From Homo sapiens chromosome 10 genomic patch of type FIX, GRCh38.p14 PATCHES HG1277_PATCH, one genomic window encodes:
- the NPY4R2 gene encoding neuropeptide Y receptor type 4-2 isoform X1 — protein sequence MNTSHLLALLLPKSPQGENRSKPLGTPYNFSEHCQDSVDVMVFIVTSYSIETVVGVLGNLCLMCVTVRQKEKANVTNLLIANLAFSDFLMCLLCQPLTAVYTIMDYWIFGETLCKMSAFIQCMSVTVSILSLVLVALERHQLIINPTGWKPSISQAYLGIVLIWVIACVLSLPFLANSILENVFHKNHSKALEFLADKVVCTESWPLAHHRTIYTTFLLLFQYCLPLGFILVCYARIYRRLQRQGRVFHKGTYSLRAGHMKQVNVVLVVMVVAFAVLWLPLHVFNSLEDWHHEAIPICHGNLIFLVCHLLAMASTCVNPFIYGFLNTNFKKEIKALVLTCQQSAPLEESEHLPLSTVHTEVSKGSLRLSGRSNPI from the coding sequence ATGAACACCTCTCACCTCCTGGCCTTGCTGCTCCCAAAATCTCCACAAGGTGAAAACAGAAGCAAACCCCTGGGCACCCCATACAACTTCTCTGAACATTGCCAGGATTCCGTGGACGTGATGGTCTTCATTGTCACTTCCTACAGCATTGAGACTGTCGTGGGGGTCCTGGGTAACCTCTGCCTGATGTGTGTAACTGTGAGGCAGAAGGAGAAAGCCAACGTGACCAACCTGCTTATCGCCAACCTGGCCTTCTCTGACTTCCTCATGTGCCTCCTCTGCCAGCCGCTGACCGCCGTCTACACCATCATGGACTACTGGATCTTTGGAGAGACCCTCTGCAAGATGTCGGCCTTCATCCAGTGCATGTCGGTGACGGTCTCCATCCTCTCGCTCGTCCTCGTGGCCCTGGAGAGGCATCAGCTCATCATCAACCCAACAGGCTGGAAGCCCAGCATCTCACAGGCCTACCTGGGGATTGTGCTCATCTGGGTCATTGCCTGTGTCCTCTCCCTGCCCTTCCTGGCCAACAGCATCCTGGAGAATGTCTTCCACAAGAACCACTCCAAGGCTCTGGAGTTCCTGGCGGATAAGGTGGTCTGTACCGAGTCCTGGCCACTGGCTCACCACCGCACCATCTACACCACCTTCCTGCTCCTCTTCCAGTACTGCCTCCCACTGGGCTTCATCTTGGTCTGTTATGCACGCATCTACCGGCGCCTGCAGAGGCAGGGGCGCGTGTTTCACAAGGGCACCTACAGCTTGCGAGCTGGGCACATGAAGCAGGTCAATGTGgtgctggtggtgatggtggtggcctTTGCCGTGCTCTGGCTGCCTCTGCATGTGTTCAACAGCCTGGAAGACTGGCACCATGAGGCCATCCCCATCTGCCATGGGAACCTCATCTTCTTAGTGTGCCACTTGCTTGCCATGGCCTCCACCTGTGTCAACCCATTCATCTATGGCTTTCTCAACACCAACTTCAAGAAGGAGATCAAGGCCCTGGTGCTGACTTGCCAGCAGAGCGCCCCCCTGGAGGAGTCAGAGCATCTGCCCCTGTCCACAGTACATACGGAAGTCTCCAAAGGGTCCCTGAGGCTAAGTGGCAGGTCCAATCCCATTTAA